A window of Excalfactoria chinensis isolate bCotChi1 chromosome Z, bCotChi1.hap2, whole genome shotgun sequence contains these coding sequences:
- the LOC140264621 gene encoding phospholipase A2 inhibitor and Ly6/PLAUR domain-containing protein-like — MKVFLGLSVLLTFLDSGTMLQCEVCHSIGRSCFGPMETCSGDADTCGVILHEVTIGGMAIPSSIKACLPSRICQMGLVTMNYGKVKARSRLACCVGDACQTVSVSLPPENNVPNGFQCPACYSVDSFQCGNETVNCTGSESRCVDLAGLMNTGGLTVKAAMKGCTTISECSAVGDSKNNLGMMDIKIKRFQCQPATTLEMRNSGFVHPQSLFFPVLLVFIVEKLIF; from the exons ATGAAAGTATTTCTTGGCCTCAGCGTTCTCCTGACTTTTCTAGACTCAG GAACCATGCTTCAATGTGAGGTTTGTCACAGCATAGGAAGAAGCTGCTTTGGCCCCATGGAAACCTGTAGTGGTGACGCAGACACCTGCGGTGTCATTCTGCATGAAGTTACAATAG GGGGGATGGCAATCCCTTCATCAATCAAGGCCTGTCTGCCGTCCAGAATTTGCCAGATGGGCCTTGTCACCATGAACTACGGGAAGGTGAAAGCAAGGAGCCGCTTGGCCTGCTGTGTGGGTGATGCCTGTCAGACAGTGTCTGTCTCCT TGCCGCCAGAGAACAATGTGCCCAATGGATTCCAGTGTCCTGCCTGCTACAGCGTCGATTCTTTTCAGTGTGGTAATGAAACTGTAAACTGCACTGGATCTGAAAGCCGGTGTGTTGACCTGGCTGGGTTAATGAATACAG GTGGACTGACTGTGAAAGCTGCCATGAAGGGATGCACCACCATTTCTGAATGCAGTGCTGTAGGAGACAGTAAAAACAATCTGGGGATGATGGACATTAAAATAAAGCGGTTCCAATGCCAACCAGCCACTACCCTGGAAATGCGGAATTCTGGGTTTGTCCATCCACAGAgtcttttcttccctgtcctATTAGTATTCATCGTGGAGAAGTTAATTTTCTGA